From a single Notolabrus celidotus isolate fNotCel1 chromosome 7, fNotCel1.pri, whole genome shotgun sequence genomic region:
- the kitb gene encoding KIT proto-oncogene, receptor tyrosine kinase b isoform X2 — translation MSSSWHSWMATVWCEPVISPGGPHIVVPKRGKLELRCHDNATASGAAPSNLRWQRERARRLEGEVEERGVAYVRVSAVQPYHMGRYVCINNSTLEHSSIYVYVKDPQNAFQRTIVNVILVRAGENCTIPCLVTNPEVNNLALETCDGRPLPSGMSYHSNLQRGIIISNSKKEYEGCYVCVGQLSGVKVNSSQYTVDVRLVPEVTPVVMLSQKEAVILRKGEQFEITCSSTNINPDFSLKWDFPLTVHPDESQTSHILSGSRGYRRATSLLIKAVDQSDSGTYRCHAQNERGTSSTALQLDVREQGFITMLGIPSPVKADVKEGESLSLRVEFDAYPAPSPLSWSYNNKKLLNTTEHVITIHRRKYRYISELRLVRVLGSEGGIYKFSATHKDAAVEHFFHVYVNSKPVIIAQEGPVDGQVRCIATGYPVPKISWYFCEQPHTRCSQLPNVTQWETSEVATVTESTFGRSEVESRLNVSKEHSHYHTLECVASTEGEEAYALFSISERLVPHKLFTPLLTGMVATGVILSLILVVLLYKYMQKPKFQIQWKVIDSIRGNNYIYIDPTQLPYDSKWEFPRQKLRFGKTLGSGAFGKVVRATAYGLCSADTITTVAVKMLKPNAHSTEKEALMSELKVLSYLGNHVNIVNLLGACTVGGPILVITEYCCYGDLLNFLRRKRESFLNSQVGDGYYRNVSNQAEPLSRDMTGTGYMTMHPSEKERCTQPDDIDELSLDAEDLLSFSYQVAKGMEYITSKNCIHRDLAARNVLLTHGRVAKICDFGLARDITTDASYVLRGNARLPVKWMSPESIFDCVYTYESDVWSYGILLWEIFSLGNSPYPGMQVGSVFYRMIQEGHRMNRPDFAPVEMYDMMVSCWNHDPLKRPSFRKLVERTELLLSENTKNVYLTLSKNTGHPEQQRAPSRRLSSVCSTTAPTQPLLQHTVDVFQDYV, via the exons ATGTCTTCGAGCTGGCATTCCTGGATGGCAACAG TGTGGTGCGAGCCAGTCATCTCCCCCGGCGGGCCTCACATAGTAGTTCCCAAGAGGGGGAAGCTGGAGCTGCGTTGCCATGACAATGCCACAGCGTCTGGCGCCGCCCCGTCCAACCTGAGGTGGCAGAGGGAGAGGGCTCGTCGTCTGGAGGGAGAGGTGGAAGAGCGCGGGGTGGCATATGTTAGGGTGTCAGCAGTGCAGCCATACCACATGGGTCGTTATGTGTGTATCAACAACAGCACGCTGGAACACAGCTCCATCTATGTTTATGTGAAAG ATCCCCAGAATGCCTTTCAGCGCACTATAGTGAATGTCATCCTGGTGCGTGCAGGTGAGAACTGCACCATCCCCTGTCTGGTGACCAACCCTGAGGTCAACAACTTGGCTTTGGAGACCTGTGATGGACGACCTTTGCCTTCTGGTATGAGCTACCACAGCAACCTGCAGAGAGGCATCATCATCAGCAATTCCAAGAAGGAGTATGAGGGCTGTTACGTCTGTGTGGGACAGCTCAGTGGTGTCAAAGTGAATTCGAGTCAATACACTGTGGATGTACGACTTG TGCCAGAGGTGACCCCAGTGGTAATGCTGTCCCAGAAAGAAGCTGTCATCCTGAGGAAAGGAGAGCAATTTGAGATTACCTGCAGCTCCACCAACATCAACCCAGACTTCAGTTTGAAGTGGGATTTTCCTTTAACAGTG CATCCTGACGAATCACAAACTTCACATATCCTGTCCGGATCCCGTGGTTATCGACGTGCCACCTCACTCTTGATCAAAGCTGTCGACCAATCAGACTCAGGAACTTATCGCTGCCATGCCCAAAACGAGAGAGGCACCAGCTCCACAGCGCTGCAGCTGGATGTCCGAG AGCAAGGCTTCATCACCATGTTAGGGATCCCAAGTCCAGTCAAGGCTGATGTGAAGGAGGGCGAGAGCCTTAGCCTCAGAGTAGAGTTTGATGCCTATCCAGCACCAAGCCCCCTGTCGTGGtcttacaacaacaaaaagctcCTCAACACTACTGAGCATGTCATCACCATCCACCGCCGCAAATACAG gTATATTAGCGAGCTCAGACTAGTGAGGGTCCTGGGTTCAGAGGGCGGGATCTACAAGTTCTCAGCCACTCACAAGGATGCAGCTGTGGAACATTTCTTTCATGTGTATGTCAACA GTAAGCCGGTTATTATTGCCCAGGAAGGGCCTGTTGACGGACAGGTGCGGTGCATTGCCACTGGCTACCCAGTCCCTAAAATCAGCTGGTATTTCTGTGAGCAGCCCCATACAAG GTGCTCACAACTGCCCAATGTCACCCAATGGGAGACTTCAGAGGTTGCCACAGTGACGGAGTCCACCTTCGGCAGAAGTGAGGTGGAGAGCCGACTGAACGTGAGCAAGGAGCACTCTCACTATCACACCCTGGAGTGTGTGGCGAGTACGGAGGGCGAAGAGGCCTATGCACTGTTCTCCATCAGTG AACGCCTCGTCCCCCACAAACTTTTCACTCCTCTTCTGACCGGCATGGTGGCCACTGGGGTCATTCTAAGCCTCATTCTGGTGGTGCTGCTCTATAAATACATGCAG AAACCAAAGTTCCAAATCCAGTGGAAGGTGATTGACAGTATCCGTGGTAACAACTACATATATATTGACCCTACACAGCTGCCATATGACTCCAAATGGGAGTTTCCTCGACAGAAGCTACGCTTTG GTAAAACTCTTGGCTCTGGCGCTTTTGGAAAAGTAGTGAGGGCCACAGCATACGGACTTTGCTCTGCAGATACTATTACAACCGTCGCTGTTAAGATGCTCAAAc CAAACGCTCATTCTACGGAGAAGGAAGCACTGATGTCAGAGCTGAAGGTTCTCAGTTATCTTGGAAACCACGTGAACATTGTTAACCTGCTGGGAGCCTGTACTGTCGGAG GCCCAATTTTGGTGATCACAGAATACTGTTGCTATGGAGACCTGCTTAACTTCCTGCGCAGAAAAAGAGAGTCTTTCCTCAACTCCCAGGTTGGTGATGGTTACTATCGAAACGTCTCGAACCAGGCAGAGCCTCTGAG CAGAGATATGACTGGCACAGGATATATGACCATGCATCCTTCTGAAAAAGAAAGGTGCACCCAGCCAG ATGACATTGATGAGTTATCTCTGGATGCCGAAGATCTCCTCAGCTTTTCCTACCAGGTGGCCAAAGGGATGGAGTACATCACTTCCAAGAAC tgtatCCATAGGGATCTTGCAGCCAGAAACGTTCTGCTGACTCACGGCAGGGTGGCAAAGATCTGTGACTTTGGGTTGGCACGAGATATAACTACTGATGCCAGCTATGTGCTCCGGGGAAAT GCCCGACTGCCGGTCAAGTGGATGTCCCCTGAGAGTATTTTCGACTGTGTCTACACTTACGAGAGTGACGTATGGTCCTACGGCATCCTGCTCTGGGAAATCTTCTCTCTGG GTAACAGTCCATACCCAGGGATGCAGGTGGGCTCAGTGTTTTACAGGATGATTCAGGAGGGTCACAGGATGAACAGGCCAGACTTTGCTCCTGTTGAGAT GTATGACATGATGGTGTCTTGCTGGAACCACGATCCTTTGAAGAGGCCCTCCTTCAGGAAGCTGGTGGAGAGGACGGAGCTTCTGCTTTCAGAAAATACTAAAAAT GTGTACCTGACCCTCAGCAAGAACACCGGTCatccagagcagcagagggcgCCATCACGGAGGCTAAGCTCTGTCTGCAGCACGACAGCACCCACCCAGCCTTTACTGCAACATACTGTTGATGTCTTCCAAGATTATGTCTGA
- the kitb gene encoding KIT proto-oncogene, receptor tyrosine kinase b isoform X1, translated as MRCHWVAFALSFILPPLTVWCEPVISPGGPHIVVPKRGKLELRCHDNATASGAAPSNLRWQRERARRLEGEVEERGVAYVRVSAVQPYHMGRYVCINNSTLEHSSIYVYVKDPQNAFQRTIVNVILVRAGENCTIPCLVTNPEVNNLALETCDGRPLPSGMSYHSNLQRGIIISNSKKEYEGCYVCVGQLSGVKVNSSQYTVDVRLVPEVTPVVMLSQKEAVILRKGEQFEITCSSTNINPDFSLKWDFPLTVHPDESQTSHILSGSRGYRRATSLLIKAVDQSDSGTYRCHAQNERGTSSTALQLDVREQGFITMLGIPSPVKADVKEGESLSLRVEFDAYPAPSPLSWSYNNKKLLNTTEHVITIHRRKYRYISELRLVRVLGSEGGIYKFSATHKDAAVEHFFHVYVNSKPVIIAQEGPVDGQVRCIATGYPVPKISWYFCEQPHTRCSQLPNVTQWETSEVATVTESTFGRSEVESRLNVSKEHSHYHTLECVASTEGEEAYALFSISERLVPHKLFTPLLTGMVATGVILSLILVVLLYKYMQKPKFQIQWKVIDSIRGNNYIYIDPTQLPYDSKWEFPRQKLRFGKTLGSGAFGKVVRATAYGLCSADTITTVAVKMLKPNAHSTEKEALMSELKVLSYLGNHVNIVNLLGACTVGGPILVITEYCCYGDLLNFLRRKRESFLNSQVGDGYYRNVSNQAEPLSRDMTGTGYMTMHPSEKERCTQPDDIDELSLDAEDLLSFSYQVAKGMEYITSKNCIHRDLAARNVLLTHGRVAKICDFGLARDITTDASYVLRGNARLPVKWMSPESIFDCVYTYESDVWSYGILLWEIFSLGNSPYPGMQVGSVFYRMIQEGHRMNRPDFAPVEMYDMMVSCWNHDPLKRPSFRKLVERTELLLSENTKNVYLTLSKNTGHPEQQRAPSRRLSSVCSTTAPTQPLLQHTVDVFQDYV; from the exons ATGAGATGCCACTGGGTTGCCTTTgccctttcttttattttgcctCCACTTACAG TGTGGTGCGAGCCAGTCATCTCCCCCGGCGGGCCTCACATAGTAGTTCCCAAGAGGGGGAAGCTGGAGCTGCGTTGCCATGACAATGCCACAGCGTCTGGCGCCGCCCCGTCCAACCTGAGGTGGCAGAGGGAGAGGGCTCGTCGTCTGGAGGGAGAGGTGGAAGAGCGCGGGGTGGCATATGTTAGGGTGTCAGCAGTGCAGCCATACCACATGGGTCGTTATGTGTGTATCAACAACAGCACGCTGGAACACAGCTCCATCTATGTTTATGTGAAAG ATCCCCAGAATGCCTTTCAGCGCACTATAGTGAATGTCATCCTGGTGCGTGCAGGTGAGAACTGCACCATCCCCTGTCTGGTGACCAACCCTGAGGTCAACAACTTGGCTTTGGAGACCTGTGATGGACGACCTTTGCCTTCTGGTATGAGCTACCACAGCAACCTGCAGAGAGGCATCATCATCAGCAATTCCAAGAAGGAGTATGAGGGCTGTTACGTCTGTGTGGGACAGCTCAGTGGTGTCAAAGTGAATTCGAGTCAATACACTGTGGATGTACGACTTG TGCCAGAGGTGACCCCAGTGGTAATGCTGTCCCAGAAAGAAGCTGTCATCCTGAGGAAAGGAGAGCAATTTGAGATTACCTGCAGCTCCACCAACATCAACCCAGACTTCAGTTTGAAGTGGGATTTTCCTTTAACAGTG CATCCTGACGAATCACAAACTTCACATATCCTGTCCGGATCCCGTGGTTATCGACGTGCCACCTCACTCTTGATCAAAGCTGTCGACCAATCAGACTCAGGAACTTATCGCTGCCATGCCCAAAACGAGAGAGGCACCAGCTCCACAGCGCTGCAGCTGGATGTCCGAG AGCAAGGCTTCATCACCATGTTAGGGATCCCAAGTCCAGTCAAGGCTGATGTGAAGGAGGGCGAGAGCCTTAGCCTCAGAGTAGAGTTTGATGCCTATCCAGCACCAAGCCCCCTGTCGTGGtcttacaacaacaaaaagctcCTCAACACTACTGAGCATGTCATCACCATCCACCGCCGCAAATACAG gTATATTAGCGAGCTCAGACTAGTGAGGGTCCTGGGTTCAGAGGGCGGGATCTACAAGTTCTCAGCCACTCACAAGGATGCAGCTGTGGAACATTTCTTTCATGTGTATGTCAACA GTAAGCCGGTTATTATTGCCCAGGAAGGGCCTGTTGACGGACAGGTGCGGTGCATTGCCACTGGCTACCCAGTCCCTAAAATCAGCTGGTATTTCTGTGAGCAGCCCCATACAAG GTGCTCACAACTGCCCAATGTCACCCAATGGGAGACTTCAGAGGTTGCCACAGTGACGGAGTCCACCTTCGGCAGAAGTGAGGTGGAGAGCCGACTGAACGTGAGCAAGGAGCACTCTCACTATCACACCCTGGAGTGTGTGGCGAGTACGGAGGGCGAAGAGGCCTATGCACTGTTCTCCATCAGTG AACGCCTCGTCCCCCACAAACTTTTCACTCCTCTTCTGACCGGCATGGTGGCCACTGGGGTCATTCTAAGCCTCATTCTGGTGGTGCTGCTCTATAAATACATGCAG AAACCAAAGTTCCAAATCCAGTGGAAGGTGATTGACAGTATCCGTGGTAACAACTACATATATATTGACCCTACACAGCTGCCATATGACTCCAAATGGGAGTTTCCTCGACAGAAGCTACGCTTTG GTAAAACTCTTGGCTCTGGCGCTTTTGGAAAAGTAGTGAGGGCCACAGCATACGGACTTTGCTCTGCAGATACTATTACAACCGTCGCTGTTAAGATGCTCAAAc CAAACGCTCATTCTACGGAGAAGGAAGCACTGATGTCAGAGCTGAAGGTTCTCAGTTATCTTGGAAACCACGTGAACATTGTTAACCTGCTGGGAGCCTGTACTGTCGGAG GCCCAATTTTGGTGATCACAGAATACTGTTGCTATGGAGACCTGCTTAACTTCCTGCGCAGAAAAAGAGAGTCTTTCCTCAACTCCCAGGTTGGTGATGGTTACTATCGAAACGTCTCGAACCAGGCAGAGCCTCTGAG CAGAGATATGACTGGCACAGGATATATGACCATGCATCCTTCTGAAAAAGAAAGGTGCACCCAGCCAG ATGACATTGATGAGTTATCTCTGGATGCCGAAGATCTCCTCAGCTTTTCCTACCAGGTGGCCAAAGGGATGGAGTACATCACTTCCAAGAAC tgtatCCATAGGGATCTTGCAGCCAGAAACGTTCTGCTGACTCACGGCAGGGTGGCAAAGATCTGTGACTTTGGGTTGGCACGAGATATAACTACTGATGCCAGCTATGTGCTCCGGGGAAAT GCCCGACTGCCGGTCAAGTGGATGTCCCCTGAGAGTATTTTCGACTGTGTCTACACTTACGAGAGTGACGTATGGTCCTACGGCATCCTGCTCTGGGAAATCTTCTCTCTGG GTAACAGTCCATACCCAGGGATGCAGGTGGGCTCAGTGTTTTACAGGATGATTCAGGAGGGTCACAGGATGAACAGGCCAGACTTTGCTCCTGTTGAGAT GTATGACATGATGGTGTCTTGCTGGAACCACGATCCTTTGAAGAGGCCCTCCTTCAGGAAGCTGGTGGAGAGGACGGAGCTTCTGCTTTCAGAAAATACTAAAAAT GTGTACCTGACCCTCAGCAAGAACACCGGTCatccagagcagcagagggcgCCATCACGGAGGCTAAGCTCTGTCTGCAGCACGACAGCACCCACCCAGCCTTTACTGCAACATACTGTTGATGTCTTCCAAGATTATGTCTGA